In one Gossypium hirsutum isolate 1008001.06 chromosome D09, Gossypium_hirsutum_v2.1, whole genome shotgun sequence genomic region, the following are encoded:
- the LOC107890974 gene encoding probable aquaporin PIP1-4 translates to MEGQGEDVRLGANKYRERQPIGTAAQTQDTKDYKEPPAAPLVEPAELTSWSFYRAGIAEFVATFLFLYITVLTVMGVAKSSTKCSTVGIQGIAWAFGGMIFALVYCTAGISGGHINPAVTFGLFLARKLSLIRAVFYMIMQCLGAICGAAVVKSFQKTQYERLGGGANTVSSGYSKSSGLGAEIVGTFVLVYTVFSATDAKRNARDSHVPILAPLPIGFAVFLVHLATIPVTGTGINPARSLGAALIYNKDQAWDDHWIFWLGPFIGAALAALYHQIVIRAIPFKSK, encoded by the exons ATGGAAGGACAAGGTGAAGATGTTAGGCTGGGAGCAAATAAGTACAGGGAGAGGCAGCCTATAGGAACAGCTGCTCAAACCCAAGATACCAAGGACTACAAGGAACCACCTGCTGCACCGCTGGTTGAGCCTGCCGAGTTAACCTCATGGTCCTTTTACAGGGCTGGCATTGCCGAATTCGTTGCCACTTTCTTGTTTCTTTACATCACCGTTTTAACTGTAATGGGTGTTGCTAAATCTTCAACCAAGTGTTCAACTGTTGGGATTCAGGGCATTGCTTGGGCTTTTGGTGGCATGATCTTTGCTCTTGTCTACTGCACTGCTGGCATTTCAG GGGGTCATATTAACCCAGCGGTGACTTTCGGGCTGTTCTTAGCGAGGAAGTTGTCGCTGATAAGAGCAGTCTTTTACATGATAATGCAATGCCTTGGAGCTATATGTGGCGCTGCCGTCGTAAAGAGCTTCCAAAAGACCCAATACGAAAGGCTAGGCGGCGGTGCAAACACGGTTAGCTCGGGATATAGCAAGAGTAGTGGCCTTGGTGCTGAGATTGTTGGTACCTTTGTTCTGGTCTATACGGTCTTCTCCGCCACTGATGCTAAGCGTAATGCACGAGACTCTCACGTCCCT ATCTTGGCACCGCTGCCTATTGGGTTTGCTGTGTTCCTGGTCCACTTGGCAACAATTCCCGTTACTGGAACAGGCATTAATCCAGCTAGGAGCCTCGGCGCAGCTCTTATATACAACAAGGACCAAGCATGGGATGACCAT TGGATATTCTGGTTAGGACCTTTCATTGGAGCAGCCTTAGCAGCTTTGTACCACCAAATAGTGATAAGGGCCATCCCTTTCAAGTCCAAGTAA